The following are encoded in a window of Roseimaritima ulvae genomic DNA:
- a CDS encoding glycoside hydrolase family protein codes for MLRPVAYILIAFVLSDQVSAEPPSLDFKALVQPVPASAKFVDPDYYIWGGSMARDADGTCHLLYSRWPRELGHNAWVTHSEIAHAVADDPLGPYTHVDVALPPRGPQYWDGMCTHNPTVHEFEGKYYLYYMGNFGDGNATAKLNPIHRNHQRIGVAVADKLSGPWKRFSQPVIDISESSDAPDALMTSNPSILRRADGMYVLIYKAVGKNGRMPFGGPVVHLAATSDSPTGPFTKHLKPLFTAPGVKFPAEDPYVWFDGQQCLAIVNDHKGHFNKTGEDSLALFTSTDGLDWSVAPNPWVLQRKVTWADDGSEQSFHRLERPQLWLENGVPKVLFCAAEETKEKTHSYNVHIPLQMLAKRSVPPGESPEGLRPAATDGAGESPEGLRPAATDGAGAPPEGLRPAATSSIGCR; via the coding sequence ATGCTTCGACCCGTCGCTTATATCCTGATCGCGTTCGTCTTGAGTGATCAAGTCTCCGCCGAGCCGCCCAGTCTCGACTTTAAGGCATTGGTTCAGCCGGTACCGGCGTCGGCCAAGTTCGTTGACCCCGACTACTACATTTGGGGCGGCAGCATGGCTCGCGATGCGGATGGAACATGTCACTTGCTCTATAGTCGCTGGCCGCGCGAGCTGGGTCACAACGCATGGGTCACGCACAGCGAGATCGCTCATGCCGTTGCTGACGATCCGCTAGGGCCGTACACACACGTTGATGTCGCCTTGCCGCCGCGAGGTCCGCAGTACTGGGACGGCATGTGCACCCACAACCCGACGGTGCATGAGTTCGAGGGCAAATACTATCTCTACTACATGGGGAACTTTGGCGACGGTAACGCTACCGCCAAGTTGAATCCCATTCACCGCAACCACCAACGTATTGGGGTAGCGGTGGCGGACAAACTCAGCGGCCCATGGAAACGCTTCAGCCAACCCGTCATCGACATTAGCGAATCCTCGGACGCACCGGACGCGTTGATGACCAGCAATCCGTCGATCCTGCGGCGAGCGGATGGCATGTACGTCTTGATCTACAAGGCAGTTGGCAAGAACGGCCGGATGCCTTTCGGCGGTCCTGTCGTTCATCTGGCGGCAACTTCTGACTCGCCCACCGGGCCCTTCACGAAACACCTCAAACCGCTGTTCACCGCACCGGGTGTCAAGTTTCCGGCCGAAGACCCGTATGTGTGGTTCGACGGCCAGCAGTGTTTGGCAATCGTCAACGATCACAAGGGACACTTCAACAAAACCGGCGAAGACTCATTGGCGTTGTTCACTTCGACCGACGGACTCGATTGGTCCGTCGCACCTAACCCATGGGTGTTGCAGCGAAAAGTGACGTGGGCTGATGATGGGAGCGAACAATCGTTCCATCGATTGGAACGTCCGCAACTATGGTTAGAAAACGGCGTGCCGAAGGTGCTCTTCTGCGCCGCCGAAGAGACCAAGGAGAAAACGCATTCGTACAACGTGCACATTCCATTGCAGATGTTAGCGAAGCGGAGCGTGCCGCCCGGAGAGTCACCGGAGGGCTTGCGCCCTGCCGCTACAGACGGTGCTGGAGAGTCACCGGAGGGCTTGCGCCCTGCCGCTACAGACGGTGCTGGTGCGCCGCCGGAGGGCTTGCGCCCTGCCGCTACAAGCTCGATCGGTTGCAGGTGA